A DNA window from Ctenopharyngodon idella isolate HZGC_01 chromosome 8, HZGC01, whole genome shotgun sequence contains the following coding sequences:
- the dalrd3 gene encoding DALR anticodon-binding domain-containing protein 3 isoform X1, whose product MEEAVPFSIVSTVKALSGALRGDAENEAEISREREKLWFKESSAKNLRNRDFLSPNTVLTTLYAGGEVPSDVVSGIHSLRGSGVLPIGATEVTAEGLRVCVDRCTAFRRVLCGIQPYLRPAAQRQGCVLINCPALHTKQAVPSPDTLALGQLRTVLIADHLGAQLRRQGYTVSFCPALPQESDIVNFLKTLGIDWPTVPVSWTNEDREEKMKKALENSTYRDREMERGKRRSRGEEIEGEKRGIKEEVRINLKQVVQDENLQGYDPSLGTCTVQKEALCHLAQLDSATADFPVCTATALHVTSCQDEFRQQQTAMLWRAAGATAVQRLVICGPVKTPGVQMNAAQYLQLRKAQMKEASEMKYGDQVEGQTWDDIIRVMTSATVRFELLSTVHTSPVTLDVQRDSGVSTKGPRGGVFVMYNCARLHTLFSSYEKGVEQGLYPEIPGGTELDFTALKEEGEWLLLFNYLIPFSELLDQSGQILEHEGGGARVNLRTEQVCRFLVSLSKDFSSYYNRVHVLGEPLPHLFNQMFCRLLLLRALRELYHSALDSLNLPPIPQL is encoded by the exons ATGGAGGAAGCAGTGCCTTTTAGCATCGTGTCCACCGTCAAAGCGCTGAGCGGTGCGTTGCGGGGAGACGCTGAAAATGAAGCCGAAATCAGCCGCGAGCGAGAGAAGCTCTGGTTCAAGGAGAGCAGCGCCAAAAACCTGAGAAATCGCGACTTCTTGTCACCTAATACGGTTCTGACAACTTTGTACGCGGGTGGAGAG GTCCCCTCTGATGTTGTCAGTGGTATTCACTCTCTTCGTGGCAGCGGTGTTTTGCCGATAGGAGCAACTGAGGTGACCGCAGAAGggctgcgtgtgtgtgtggatcGCTGCACAGCATTCAGACGTGTTTTATGTGGAATACAGCCATATCTGAGACCTGCTGCTCAGAGACAGGGCTGTGTCCTCATCAACTGCCCTGCCCTCCACACCAAACAAGCCGTGCCGTCTCCCGATACACTAGCTCTGGGGCAGCTACGAACCGTTCTCATTGCTGACCACCTCGGGGCACAGCTCAGAAGACAAGG GTACACTGTGTCCTTTTGTCCAGCCTTGCCGCAGGAGAGTGACATTGTCAACTTCCTGAAAACACTAGGCATTGATTGGCCTACAGTCCCTGTCAGCTGGACCAATGAGGACAGGGAGGAGAAGATGAAAAAAGCTTTAGAGAACTCAACCTACAGAGACAGAGAAATGGAGAGGGGAAAGCGGAGAAGCAGAGGAGAGGAAATAGAGGGAGAGAAAAGAGGGATAAAAGAGGAAGTTAGGATAAACCTTAAACAAGTGGTACAGGACGAGAACCTTCAGGGTTATGATCCCAGCCTTGGCACTTGCACAG TGCAGAAAGAAGCTTTGTGTCATCTGGCCCAGCTGGACAGCGCAACCGCAGATTTCCCT GTCTGTACGGCAACGGCCCTGCATGTCACTTCCTGTCAGGATGAGTTTCGTCAGCAGCAAACAGCCATGCTGTGGAGAGCAGCGGGTGCAACGGCAGTGCAG AGATTAGTGATTTGTGGTCCTGTTAAAACTCCTGGCGTTCAGATGAATGCAGCTCAGTATCTTCA GTTAAGAAAAGCTCAGATGAAAGAGGCCTCAGAAATGAAGTATGGAGACCAAGTTGAAG GACAGACATGGGATGACATCATTAGAGTCATGACCTCGGCCACCGTGAGGTTTGAACTGCTGTCTACGGTGCACACGAGTCCG GTGACCTTAGATGTGCAGCGGGACAGTGGTGTGTCCACAAAAGGCCCCAGGGGTGGAGTCTTTGTCATGTATAACTGCGCTCGTCTTCATACACTCTTCAGCAGCTATGAGAAAGGGGTGGAGcaag GTCTTTATCCAGAAATCCCTGGAGGCACAGAGCTGGACTTTACTGCCCTGAAAGAGGAG GGGGAGTGGCTTCTTCTCTTCAATTACCTCATTCCATTCTCTGAGCTGCTTGACCAGTCAGGACAGATCCTGGAGCATGAAGGGGGTGGAGCAAGAGTTAATTTAAGAACAGAACAG gTGTGCAGATTCTTGGTGTCTCTCAGTAAAGATTTTAGTTCCTACTACAACAGAGTTCATGTCCTTGGG
- the dalrd3 gene encoding DALR anticodon-binding domain-containing protein 3 isoform X2, with protein MEEAVPFSIVSTVKALSGALRGDAENEAEISREREKLWFKESSAKNLRNRDFLSPNTVLTTLYAGGEVPSDVVSGIHSLRGSGVLPIGATEVTAEGLRVCVDRCTAFRRVLCGIQPYLRPAAQRQGCVLINCPALHTKQAVPSPDTLALGQLRTVLIADHLGAQLRRQGYTVSFCPALPQESDIVNFLKTLGIDWPTVPVSWTNEDREEKMKKALENSTYRDREMERGKRRSRGEEIEGEKRGIKEEVRINLKQVVQDENLQGYDPSLGTCTVQKEALCHLAQLDSATADFPVCTATALHVTSCQDEFRQQQTAMLWRAAGATAVQRLVICGPVKTPGVQMNAAQYLQLRKAQMKEASEMKYGDQVEGQTWDDIIRVMTSATVRFELLSTVHTSPVTLDVQRDSGVSTKGPRGGVFVMYNCARLHTLFSSYEKGVEQGLYPEIPGGTELDFTALKEEGEWLLLFNYLIPFSELLDQSGQILEHEGGGARVNLRTEQVCRFLVSLSKDFSSYYNRVHVLGV; from the exons ATGGAGGAAGCAGTGCCTTTTAGCATCGTGTCCACCGTCAAAGCGCTGAGCGGTGCGTTGCGGGGAGACGCTGAAAATGAAGCCGAAATCAGCCGCGAGCGAGAGAAGCTCTGGTTCAAGGAGAGCAGCGCCAAAAACCTGAGAAATCGCGACTTCTTGTCACCTAATACGGTTCTGACAACTTTGTACGCGGGTGGAGAG GTCCCCTCTGATGTTGTCAGTGGTATTCACTCTCTTCGTGGCAGCGGTGTTTTGCCGATAGGAGCAACTGAGGTGACCGCAGAAGggctgcgtgtgtgtgtggatcGCTGCACAGCATTCAGACGTGTTTTATGTGGAATACAGCCATATCTGAGACCTGCTGCTCAGAGACAGGGCTGTGTCCTCATCAACTGCCCTGCCCTCCACACCAAACAAGCCGTGCCGTCTCCCGATACACTAGCTCTGGGGCAGCTACGAACCGTTCTCATTGCTGACCACCTCGGGGCACAGCTCAGAAGACAAGG GTACACTGTGTCCTTTTGTCCAGCCTTGCCGCAGGAGAGTGACATTGTCAACTTCCTGAAAACACTAGGCATTGATTGGCCTACAGTCCCTGTCAGCTGGACCAATGAGGACAGGGAGGAGAAGATGAAAAAAGCTTTAGAGAACTCAACCTACAGAGACAGAGAAATGGAGAGGGGAAAGCGGAGAAGCAGAGGAGAGGAAATAGAGGGAGAGAAAAGAGGGATAAAAGAGGAAGTTAGGATAAACCTTAAACAAGTGGTACAGGACGAGAACCTTCAGGGTTATGATCCCAGCCTTGGCACTTGCACAG TGCAGAAAGAAGCTTTGTGTCATCTGGCCCAGCTGGACAGCGCAACCGCAGATTTCCCT GTCTGTACGGCAACGGCCCTGCATGTCACTTCCTGTCAGGATGAGTTTCGTCAGCAGCAAACAGCCATGCTGTGGAGAGCAGCGGGTGCAACGGCAGTGCAG AGATTAGTGATTTGTGGTCCTGTTAAAACTCCTGGCGTTCAGATGAATGCAGCTCAGTATCTTCA GTTAAGAAAAGCTCAGATGAAAGAGGCCTCAGAAATGAAGTATGGAGACCAAGTTGAAG GACAGACATGGGATGACATCATTAGAGTCATGACCTCGGCCACCGTGAGGTTTGAACTGCTGTCTACGGTGCACACGAGTCCG GTGACCTTAGATGTGCAGCGGGACAGTGGTGTGTCCACAAAAGGCCCCAGGGGTGGAGTCTTTGTCATGTATAACTGCGCTCGTCTTCATACACTCTTCAGCAGCTATGAGAAAGGGGTGGAGcaag GTCTTTATCCAGAAATCCCTGGAGGCACAGAGCTGGACTTTACTGCCCTGAAAGAGGAG GGGGAGTGGCTTCTTCTCTTCAATTACCTCATTCCATTCTCTGAGCTGCTTGACCAGTCAGGACAGATCCTGGAGCATGAAGGGGGTGGAGCAAGAGTTAATTTAAGAACAGAACAG gTGTGCAGATTCTTGGTGTCTCTCAGTAAAGATTTTAGTTCCTACTACAACAGAGTTCATGTCCTTGGG